In one window of Drosophila innubila isolate TH190305 chromosome 2L unlocalized genomic scaffold, UK_Dinn_1.0 4_B_2L, whole genome shotgun sequence DNA:
- the LOC117782006 gene encoding protein cup, translating into MSTGSKQIVEAELIAEENGAGALEPKQSPKEQRKLKRKHSIVVDNEDGAQGDADAPQVLTPVQKEKFAMPPPPPPPTPVQAPARSTSAGAAAATAAATETEDDEANSEKWEDPCAPPPPPPLPCNKRATCQGYVKLTAIKLKDALEEAITKMETNKREQQQHHLLQQRSTFDSVLVLDEFKADAVKMSPICLNNRACSDSNSQSIILHPKFNKPEVIRKLERALKIVNLLQRQTTNVIISREAIPLPPAASTHDDEGQVGLMTLQVLSARASTPYTQPTSQLSCTAVSCDLHLSPPPSLPPVASKAVGKKPLTEPQQTTQKRSISATTTTTTATGSLRLPKLRGTQSSTPLPTSKSMSMEPLQKYTRQHLLDIRHSMLHALMHRSKESLTFSMPRIATCDDIELEARLRRMNLWRSADAVARNTHSFKPRSNTNTNIANGSNECMPAFYKNKTKQQQLISDDSIIQSQPPQPQQEFQDPAIVNQRRIGSGRLSHTKWTYNNNDYKQPYNSHHPTSHMDDAKHHNSNGGSNMTVLKFFDNGELGTTQLNATQQSNGRPNTPIMGMSNNNNHNRSENESLKSNESTEDLNRANENYVKRVMSGFLVVSKPKSRESEERHYRRYRNSNEEPEWFSCGPTSRLDTIELCGFDEDEEKLLKEGNHTQNDNSMQKHKIEKSKYKWQHPDALGRNGSSSNISINNSSSSSSNNNNVGKPIPKQDSNNNNNTLENMNKMNANEQHQMSQSVKDEKRRLGQFDRFNQNNNYGRVEGNHQQHQQQQQQHQHQQQHQTSHAANNINNNNNNNNSKFMSFFARERMEKNGSSSSLNEFFKQAIGPNNNNNNCQNLEQPKSLGYINQMPSVDQLEAKWRRNSLGNINEASGAAAATTTAHPNTNNTNNKQSDNFQKLIGALSGAKPLHGQPQPPQVGNDAISNFIMQQQQYQQQQQKQHVLIQQQQQQTAFLASLQLKAILGRADTQLLLLRLTKGEISKHGLLVQLANPRLTNMDREAITAVLQFTNTQQQQQQHQQQLEMLSSTVIASQLQNLHNLAIVQQTLAARQQQQQQQQQQQQQQQPQTQTPQLTQEDLRAHANNIMRNAVIKRKMEEQTSKLLNMNVASKQQSLQQQQQQQTRNQLPPMLGQRSARQETNHSSNALLNALITGKNHQQQVTPGVMLLSQQQQLQQQSQQGNSRRFAETGSFQSTEMSQPSAQYHSYPQQQQQQQASQQLFRQQNNNNNSNNNFNKPHIQSQQQPLAMLSSGSGGDELH; encoded by the exons ATGTCGACTGGCTCAAAGCAGATTGTCGAAGCTGAATTGATCGCAGAAGAAAATGGCGCTGGCGCTTTAGAACCAAAGCAATCACCAAAAGAACAACGCAAATTGAAGCGCAAGCATTCAATCGTTGTGGATAACGAAGATGGTGCTCAAGGAGATGCTGATGCCCCACAAGTGCTGACACCTGTTCAGAAGGAAAAATTTGCGATGCCACCACCGCCCCCTCCTCCTACGCCTGTGCAGGCCCCAGCGCGGTCGACGTCGGCAGGAGCAGCGGcggcgacagcggcagcaactgAGACCGAAGATGACGAGGCAAATTCGGAAAAATGGGAAGATCCTTGTGCACCACCCCCTCCACCACCACTCCCCTGTAATAAGCGGGCTACTTGTCAAGGTTATGTTAAATTAACAGCAATTAAGCTAAAAGACGCACTGGAAGAGGCCATTACGAAAATGGAGACAAATAAaagggaacaacaacaacatcatctaCTACAGCAGCGATCAACATTTGAT TCTGTGCTTGTATTGGATGAGTTCAAAGCTGACGCTGTGAAAATGTCGCCTATATGTTTGAATAATCGTGCCTGTTCCGATTCCAATTCCCAATCCATAATCCTGCATCCCAAGTTCAACAAACCCGAAGTAATACGCAAACTGGAAAGGGCACTCAAAATTGTCAACTTGCTACAGCGTCAGACAACGAATGTGATTATATCGAGGGAAGCGATACCCTTGCCACCGGCGGCCAGCACACATGATGACGAAGGTCAGGTGGGTCTAATGACATTGCAGGTGCTATCGGCGCGTGCCTCCACGCCCTACACCCAGCCCACCAGCCAGTTGTCCTGTACCGCAGTCAGCTGTGATTTGCATCTGAGTCCGCCTCCGTCTCTGCCTCCTGTGGCCTCCAAGGCAGTGGGCAAGAAACCGTTGACAGAACCCCAACAGACAACCCAAAAACGCAGCATCtcggccacaacaacaacaacaacagcaacgggtAGTCTGCGTCTGCCCAAGTTGCGTGGTACACAGTCGTCCACACCGTTGCCCACGTCCAAATCGATGTCGATGGAGCCCTTGCAGAAATATACACGACAGCATCTGCTGGACATAAGGCACAGCATGTTGCATGCACTCATGCATCGCTCCAAGGAGTCGCTAACCTTCAGCATGCCACGCATTGCAACTTGCGATGACATTGAACTGGAGGCACGACTGAGACGCATGAATCTCTGGCGCTCTGCGGATGCAGTTGCTCGCAATACGCACAGCTTTAAGCCACGTTCAAACACCAACACGAATATTGCCAATGGCAGCAATGAGTGCATGCCTGCCTTCTATAAGAACAAAaccaagcaacagcaactgatcAGCGATGATTCCATCATACAGAGTCAGCCTCCACAGCCACAGCAGGAATTTCAG GATCCCGCCATTGTTAATCAGAGGCGCATTGGCAGCGGACGTTTGTCGCACACGAAATGgacctacaacaacaacgattacAAGCAACCTTACAACAGTCATCACCCCACATCTCACATGGATGATGCGAAGCATCACAACTCGAATGGAGGCAGCAATATGACGGTCTTAAAGTTCTTTGATAATGGGGAACTCGGCACTACGCAATTGAATGCGACACAGCAATCGAATGGACGTCCAAATACGCCCATTATGGGCAtgtccaacaacaacaatcataatCGCTCCGAAAATGAGAGCTTGAAATCGAATGAATCCACTGAGGACTTAAATCGAGCCAATGAGAATTATGTGAAGCGTGTTATGTCCGGTTTCTTGGTCGTTTCAAAGCCAAAATCTCGTGAATCGGAGGAGCGTCATTATCGTCGCTACCGAAATAGCAATGAGGAGCCGGAGTGGTTCAGTTGTGGTCCAACCTCAAGACTGGATACCATTGAATTATGTGGCTttgatgaggatgaggagaaGTTGCTAAAGGAGGGAAACCACACGCAAAATGATAACAGCATGCAAAAGCACAAG attgaGAAGAGCAAATACAAATGGCAGCATCCGGATGCTTTGGGACgcaatggcagcagcagcaacattagcatcaacaacagcagcagcagtagtagcaacaacaacaatgttggcAAGCCAATTCCAAAGCAggacagcaacaataacaacaacaccttGGAGaatatgaacaaaatgaaTGCAAATGAGCAACATCAAATGTCACAGTCTGTCAAGGATGAGAAACGTCGTTTGGGACAATTCGATAGATTTaatcaaaacaacaattatgGACGTGTTGAGGGCAACCatcagcagcaccagcagcaacaacaacaacatcaacatcaacagcaacatcaaacTTCGCATGCAgccaacaatattaataataacaataacaacaataattcgAAATTTATGTCCTTCTTTGCTCGTGAACGCATGGAGAAAAATGGCTCATCATCATCCCTCAATGAGTTCTTCAAGCAGGCAATAGGCCcgaacaataacaataacaattgccAGAATTTGGAGCAGCCCAAAAGCCTTGGTTATATCAATCAAATGCCATCGGTGGATCAACTTGAAGCCAAATGGCGTCGCAACTCCCTCGGCAATATTAATGAAGCTTcaggtgcagcagcagcaacaacaacggctcATCCAAATACGAACAACACCAATAACAAACAATCGGATAatttccaaaaattaattgGTGCTTTGAGTGGTGCAAAACCATTGCATGGTCAACCTCAACCACCGCAAGTTGGCAATGACGCCATTTCGAATTTTAtcatgcagcagcagcaatatcaacagcaacaacagaagcaacaCGTGCTaattcaacagcaacaacagcaaactgCTTTTCTGGCGAGCCTACAACTAAAGGCCATTCTCGGACGAGCTGAcacacaattgttgttgttacgtCTAACTAAag GTGAAATCTCAAAGCATGGCTTGCTGGTGCAGTTGGCCAATCCTCGGCTGACAAACATGGATCGTGAGGCCATAACGGCAGTGCTGCAAtttacaaacacacagcagcagcaacaacagcatcagcaacagttgGAGATGCTCTCGAGCACTGTGATTGCTAGTCAATTGCAGAATCTACACAATTTGGCCATTGTGCAGCAAACTTTGGCTGcacgccagcaacagcaacaacagcagcaacaacaacagcagcaacaacaaccacagacacagacaccgCAGCTAACGCAGGAAGATTTGCGTGCTCATGCCAACAACATAATGCGCAATGCGGTTATTAAACGTAAAATGGAGGAGCAAACATCCAAGTTGCTTAACATGAATGTGGCAAGCAAACAGCAAtcgttgcagcagcagcagcagcaacaaactcGCAATCAATTGCCACCGATGCTTGGCCAAAGATCAGCACGCCAGGAGACGAATCATTCATCTAATGCATTGTTAAATGCGCTTATCACTGGTAAAAACCATCAACAACAAGTCACACCCGGTGTCATGTTATtgtcacagcaacaacaactgcagcaacaatcgCAACAGGGAAATTCACGAAGATTCGCAGAAACTGGGAGTTTTCAATCAACTGAAATGTCACAGCCTTCGGCACAGTATCATTCatacccacaacaacaacaacaacaacaggcttCACAACAACTTTTTCgccaacaaaacaataacaataacagcaacaacaactttaacaAACCTCACATtcaatcacaacaacagccTTTGGCAATGTTGTCGAGCGGAAGCGGCGGAG ATGAGCTTCATTAA
- the LOC117780667 gene encoding non-structural maintenance of chromosomes element 1 homolog: MDIVKRAFLRACINHSCLDHDLIDQILSPLCEHHQVTKPANKEKLHKFVAEIEESIKDLSQTLIFMTHPITGKEYLVFAIIDATPDQHNHPGLTAEECQYFSMVLDKLGHEEDCHIAWNEAYAELNFKGSVKAPKKVRMQELIEMWTEMGYFLEADDRLYLGPRSIIEFEFYLRSNYPDTIKECQLCKQLVLWDIKCSDCNRKIHRECIRKYLRTRSNCPTCGKKWCTRLSQ; this comes from the coding sequence ATGGACATAGTAAAGCGTGCATTTTTACGCGCGTGCATAAATCACAGCTGCCTTGATCATGATTTAATTGATCAAATATTGTCTCCGCTCTGTGAGCATCATCAAGTAACAAAGCCggcaaataaagaaaaactgcaCAAATTTGTTGCCGAAATTGAAGAAAGTATAAAGGATTTAAGTCAGACGCTTATTTTTATGACGCATCCAATAACCGGCAAGGAGTATTTGGTATTTGCCATCATTGACGCCACACCGGATCAACATAATCATCCTGGATTGACGGCCGAGGAATGCCAATACTTTTCCATGGTTCTAGATAAATTGGGACACGAGGAGGACTGCCACATCGCATGGAATGAAGCATATGCtgaattaaactttaaaggcTCCGTTAAAGCACCCAAAAAGGTGCGCATGCAGGAGCTCATCGAAATGTGGACCGAGATGGGATACTTCCTGGAGGCGGACGATAGACTTTACCTTGGTCCGCGCAGCATCATTGAGTTCGAGTTCTATTTGCGCTCCAACTACCCGGACACGATCAAGGAATGTCAACTGTGCAAGCAACTGGTCCTGTGGGATATCAAGTGCTCCGACTGCAACAGGAAAATCCACCGGGAATGCATTCGAAAATATTTGCGAACGCGCTCCAATTGTCCAACATGCGGCAAGAAATGGTGCACACGACTTAGTCAATAA
- the LOC117782009 gene encoding probable galactose-1-phosphate uridylyltransferase: MQFVATEHQHRRLNPLTGQWVLVSPHRMQRPWSGQQEKAQLNEQPVFDPTNPLCPGVKRPNGNVTERYESTYVFDNDFPALLEQVPAPPSSDDPLFQAAAARGNCRVMCFHPKSNLTLPTMSTTEIGAVIDEWIKQFNELSVKYAWVQIFENKGASMGCSNPHPHCQIWSCSFLPTEPQLKQERLRAYYATHERPLLSDYVDRELQRKERIVIDNPDWLVVVPFWAIWPFETMLISRNNNKRINDLTQLQRQNLAKTIKELTIKYDNLFQCSCPYSMGWHGAPTGPEHAHASSAHWTLHAVYYPPLLRSATVRKFMVGFELLAMAQRDLTPEQAAQRLREVSGTHHYLDK, translated from the exons ATGCAGTTTGTGGCCACAG AACATCAACATCGACGTCTGAATCCATTGACGGGACAGTGGGTGCTTGTGAGTCCGCATCGCATGCAACGTCCCTGGTCTGGTCAACAGGAGAAGGCGCAACTTAACGAACAGCCGGTATTCGATCCAACGAATCCCCTTTGTCCGGGTGTTAAGCGACCAAATGGAAATGTAACGGAACGCTATGAGAGCACCTATGTCTTTGATAATGATTTCCCGGCACTACTGGAACAAGTGCCAGCACCGCCTTCCAGCGATGATCCACTTTTCCAGGCAGCCGCCGCACGTGGCAATTGTCGTGTTATGTGCTTCCATCCCAAATCCAATTTGACCTTGCCAACCATGAGTACAACAGAGATTGGCGCTGTTATCGATGA ATGGATCAAGCAATTCAATGAGCTGAGCGTCAAGTATGCCTGGGTGCAGATATTTGAGAACAAAGGAGCTAGCATGGGCTGCTCGAATCCGCATCCACATTGCCAGATCTGGTCATGTTCCTTTCTGCCCACAGAGCCACAACTGAAACAGGAGCGTCTGCGGGCTTATTACGCCACCCACGAGCGTCCATTGTTAAGTGATTATGTAGATCGTGAATTGCAGCGCAAGGAACGCATTGTTATTGATAATCCTGACTGGTTGGTTGTGGTCCCCTTCTGGGCAATTTGGCCATTTGAAACGATGCTCATATCgcgcaacaataacaaacgcATCAATGACTTGACCCAGTTACAGCGTCAGAACTTGGCCAAAACCATCAAGGAGCTGACAATCAAATACGACAATCTCTTTCAATGCTCATGCCCCTATTCAATGGGTTGGCATGGTGCGCCAACAGGACCAGAGCATGCGCATGCCTCAAGCGCCCATTGGACACTGCACGCCGTATATTATCCGCCACTTTTGCGCTCGGCCACAGTGCGCAAATTCATGGTCGGCTTTGAGCTGCTGGCAATGGCACAGCGGGATTTGACGCCAGAGCAGGCGGCGCAGAGACTGCGAGAAGTCAGCGGAACGCATCACTATCTGGACAAGTGA
- the LOC117780977 gene encoding U1 small nuclear ribonucleoprotein 70 kDa gives MTQYLPPNLLALFASRDPIPFMPPVDKLPHEKKSRGYLGVAKFMSDFEDPKDTPLPKTVETRQERLERRRREKAEQVAYKLEREIALWDPTEIKNATEDPFRTLFIARINYDTSESKLRREFEFYGPIKKIVLIHDQDSGKPKGYAFIEYEHERDMHAAYKHADGKKIDSKRVLVDVERARTVKGWLPRRLGGGLGGTRRGGNDVNIKHSGREDNERERERYRLEREREDREGVRGGGASNGVDLRGGRAAYGGAVGGERRRSRSRDRRERDRDRGGRGVGRSRSRSRERRKRRAGSRDRDYDDFDGRRDRRDRERDREREKKKKRSKSRERESSRERRDRKRERRDRERGAADRSGGGGGDRDVKERKPDFREMDMVKIKEEPIDDGYPTYSINDYQNTAIKRELDDENEEKYRPPTAHHNMFSVPPPPILARSSSSSSNNNPDNGGQNAGDQSWWRQ, from the exons atgacccaATATCTACCGCCAAATCTATTGGCGTTATTCGCCTCACGCGACCCGATACCGTTTATGCCGCCGGTGGATAAGTTGCCACATGAAAAGAAATCACGAGGCTACTTAGGCGTCGCCAAATTCATGAGCGACTTTGAGGACCCAAAGGACACACCTCTGCCCAAAACGGTAGAAACACGACAGGAGCGTCTCGAGCGTCGACGCCGCGAAAAGGCTGAGCAAGTGGCTTACAAGCTGGAACGTGAAATTGCACTGTGGGATCCAACCGAGATAAAGAACGCAACCGAGGATCCGTTTCGTACGCTATTCATAGCGCGCATCAACTACGACACCTCCGAGTCAAAGTTGAGGCGCGAATTTGAGTTTTATGGTCCCATCAAGAAGATCGTGCTCATCCATGACCAGGACTCAG GTAAACCCAAGGGCTACGCCTTTATTGAGTACGAGCACGAACGTGACATGCACGCGGCGTACAAGCACGCGGATGGTAAGAAGATAGACAGCAAGCGTGTCCTGGTGGATGTTGAGCGAGCCCGCACCGTCAAGGGTTGGCTGCCACGGCGACTAGGTGGTGGCTTAGGCGGCACACGACGAGGTGGCAACGATGTCAATATCAAGCACTCCGGCCGCGAGGACAATGAGCGTGAGCGCGAACGCTATCGTTTAGAGCGTGAGCGTGAAGATCGCGAGGGTGTACGTGGTGGTGGCGCCAGCAATGGTGTTGACTTACGCGGCGGACGCGCTGCTTACGGCGGGGCTGTCGGCGGCGAGAGGCGTCGCTCGCGTTCCCGAGATCGCAGGGAACGTGATCGTGACCGTGGCGGACGAGGTGTCGGTCGCTCACGGAGTCGTTCACGCGAACGCCGAAAGCGTCGTGCCGGCAGCAGGGATCGTGACTACGACGATTTCGATGGACGACGCGATCGGCGGGACAGGGAGCGTGATCGTGAGCgcgaaaagaaaaagaagcgtTCCAAGTCTCGCGAGCGTGAATCATCGCGTGAGCGAAGGGATCGTAAGCGTGAGCGACGTGATCGTGAACGGGGAGCTGCTGATCGCAGCGGTGGAGGCGGCGGAGATCGTGATGTTAAGGAACGTAAACCCGATTTCCGTGAAATGGATATGGTTAAGATTAAGGAGGAGCCCATCGATGACGGTTATCCCACATATTCCATTAATGACTATCAAAACACGGCCATTAAACGCGAGCTGGACGATGAGAATGAGGAAAAGTATCGGCCGCCAACTGCACATCACAATATGTTCAGTGTGCCCCCACCCCCGATACTTGCacgaagcagcagcagtagcagcaataacaacccTGATAATGGTGGGCAAAATGCAGGCGATCAGTCCTGGTGGCGCCAATGA
- the LOC117782008 gene encoding serine protease inhibitor 27A encodes MYTNTKLIILLLAMIGAKANANGNSIPTLTTPTGVFETRTDKVPIGSGTGNGNGAAATLPAASYDDLDTFVPFRSDSHDNFSWQLLKSVLLSETAKQNNVIISPFSIKLVLALLSEAAGANTQTQTELISTQTDIRSANNVREFYRKTLNSFKKENQLHNTLNVRTKLFTDSFIETQQKFTATLKHFYDSEIEALDFSNANGAAYAINDWAANVTDGRLQNLVTPDNVQNSVMLLTNLIYFKGLWRRQFYNTFEGAFFRTKDAQMRVQYMEQTDYFYYHNSDNLKAQILRLPYKGKNSMFILLPHAMDGIYELLHTLKNDEVKSAQWAMEEVKVKVTLPKFHFDYNRSFRETLKELGVREIFEDTASLPGLSRGADVAGKVKVSNILQKAGIDVNEQGTEAYAATVVEIENKFGGSLTIEEFNVNRPFVFFIEEEATGNILFAGKVHQPL; translated from the coding sequence atgtatacaaacacaaaactaataatattgCTGCTGGCAATGATTGGAGCGAAGGCAAATGCGAATGGCAACTCCATACCCACATTGACAACGCCGACGGGCGTCTTTGAGACGCGAACAGATAAGGTTCCAATTGGAAGTGGAActgggaatggaaatggagcTGCCGCAACATTGCCGGCTGCATCTTATGATGACCTCGACACATTTGTTCCATTCCGCAGCGACTCGCATGACAATTTCTCGTGGCAGCTGCTCAAATCGGTGCTGCTGAGCGAGACGGCAAAACAGAATAATGTCATCATATCGCCGTTTTCCATTAAATTGGTGCTGGCATTGCTCTCCGAGGCGGCGGgggcaaacacacaaacacaaacggAACTGATAAgcacacagacggacattcGATCGGCAAATAATGTGCGTGAATTCTATCGCAAGACACTCAATTCGTTCAAGAAGGAGAATCAACTCCATAATACGCTCAATGTGCGCACCAAGCTTTTCACCGACAGCTTTATTGAGACGCAGCAAAAGTTTACAGCGACATTAAAGCATTTCTATGATAGCGAAATCGAAGCTCTCGATTTTAGTAATGCCAACGGAGCGGCCTATGCCATCAATGACTGGGCAGCCAATGTGACCGATGGACGTTTACAAAATCTGGTCACACCGGACAATGTGCAAAACAGTGTGATGCTTTTAACGAATCTGATCTACTTCAAAGGACTCTGGCGACGACAGTTCTACAACACCTTCGAGGGCGCCTTCTTCCGCACCAAAGATGCCCAGATGCGTGTCCAGTATATGGAGCAAACGGATTACTTCTACTACCACAACTCGGACAATCTGAAGGCACAAATCTTGCGTCTGCCCTACAAGGGTAAGAACTCCATGTTCATTCTCCTGCCCCACGCCATGGATGGCATCTATGAGCTGCTGCACACGCTGAAAAATGATGAGGTCAAGAGTGCTCAATGGGCAATGGAGGAGGTTAAAGTTAAGGTAACGCTCCCCAAATTTCACTTTGACTACAATCGCAGTTTCCGTGAGACCCTCAAGGAGTTGGGAGTACGCGAAATCTTTGAGGACACCGCATCATTGCCGGGACTGTCAAGGGGAGCTGATGTTGCCGGCAAGGTGAAGGTGTCAAACATCTTGCAAAAGGCTGGCATCGATGTCAATGAGCAGGGAACGGAGGCATATGCGGCGACCGTAGTGGAGATTGAGAATAAATTTGGCGGCAGCTTAACCATCGAGGAGTTCAATGTGAACCGTCCATTTGTGTTCTTCATCGAGGAGGAGGCAACCGGTAACATTCTCTTCGCCGGCAAGGTTCATCAGCCCCTCTAA
- the LOC117782007 gene encoding protein cortex isoform X2 has protein sequence MLKKLTLYRLNQNHNSICKGHNLMDWSISGQMAVSFGQDVIVFHNELETTMVYSVTHPGALKYSPNGRYLALGCRDFNYPILELWKLQPGQEFLVINGKYLQKWIKSVRCIEWSNDSEKIVCGTECGLILVLSVCSLRTLHRIRNHKHKIQCIRYSPNGQYLATADVKGEICIFHSKQYQLFMGFCFKTGDIAFDWHPWSNVELAVSEKSPASIYIFHVPRREIVAFYRRTNKKVLINSINYSKITGELLVNVYRYDNNGCPCCEILVLSSLNRVVDILGHQEGNLFFMMWSPDGSKLAGAGLDESFSIWNFYPKDKIDAKANKKKSCDVKQRSSLELYTLFK, from the exons atgcttaaaaaattgacACTTTATCGTCTTAATCAAAATCATAACTCcatctgcaagg GTCACAATTTAATGGACTGGTCGATAAGTGGTCAAATGGCAGTATCCTTTGGACAGGACGTAATCGTGTTTCATAATGAGCTAGAAACCACAATGGTTTACTCTGTGACTCATCCAGGAGCTCTTAAATATTCGCCAAATGGCAGATATCTTGCTCTTGGCTGTAGAGACTTTAATTATCCGA TTCTTGAGCTCTGGAAATTGCAGCCGGGTCAGGAGTTTCTTGTCATCAATGGGAAATACTTGCAGAAATGGATCAAGTCAGTTCGTTGCATCGAATGGAGCAACGACAGCGAGAAGATTGTCTGTGGCACTGAATGTGGCCTCATTCTAGTCCTCAGTGTGTGCTCATTACGTACACTGCACAGAATTCGAAATCATAAGCATAAAATCCAATGCATTCGCTACTCACCCAATGGCCAGTATTTGGCCACAGCCGATGTGAAGGGTGAAATCTGTATATTCCATAGCAAGCAATATCAACTTTTCATGGGCTTTTGTTTCAAGACTGGGGACATTGCATTCGACTGGCATCCATGGTCGAATGTGGAATTGGCCGTTT CTGAGAAATCGCCGGCAtccatttatatatttcatgtGCCACGCCGTGAGATTGTTGCCTTCTATCGGAGGACGAATAAGAAGGTCCTAATCAACTCGATAAATTATAGCAAGATTACTGGGGAACTGCTCGTCAATGTCTATCGCTATG ATAATAATGGTTGTCCCTGCTGTGAAATTTTGGTACTTTCCTCGTTAAACCGTGTTGTAGACATATTGGGACATCAGGAGGGAAACTTATTCTTTATGATGTGGAGTCCAGATGGCTCCAAACTCGCCGGGGCTGGCCTGGACGAGTCCTTCTCCATCTGGAACTTTTATCCCAAAGATAAGATTGATgccaaagccaacaaaaaaaaatcgtgtGATGTTAAACAGCGTAGTTCTTTAGAGCTTTATACATTATTTAAGTGA
- the LOC117782007 gene encoding protein cortex isoform X1 encodes MELCASPRKNSLMLPNTVRTIKKGRREDRTNEINENERNGMLQFTYGDRFIPKRFSSDNIEYNQKYLRTNEEKDILLMNFSTACRYWRQSRMMTAINNTFDLHSPRLLQFNSVRSHLSEHYRRNLIDRDWPCVPRTHPLAYANATHEMPENCGSFSHNLMDWSISGQMAVSFGQDVIVFHNELETTMVYSVTHPGALKYSPNGRYLALGCRDFNYPILELWKLQPGQEFLVINGKYLQKWIKSVRCIEWSNDSEKIVCGTECGLILVLSVCSLRTLHRIRNHKHKIQCIRYSPNGQYLATADVKGEICIFHSKQYQLFMGFCFKTGDIAFDWHPWSNVELAVSEKSPASIYIFHVPRREIVAFYRRTNKKVLINSINYSKITGELLVNVYRYDNNGCPCCEILVLSSLNRVVDILGHQEGNLFFMMWSPDGSKLAGAGLDESFSIWNFYPKDKIDAKANKKKSCDVKQRSSLELYTLFK; translated from the exons ATGGAGCTGTGTGCAAGTCCCAGGAAAAACTCTTTAATGTTACCAAATACCGTTCGTACCATTAAAAAAGGTCGTCGTGAAGATCGGACGAATGAAATTAACGAG aATGAGAGGAATGGAATGCTGCAATTCACATACGGTGATCGTTTCATACCGAAACGCTTTAGTTCCGACAACATTGAATACAATCAGAAATATTTGCGGACTAATGAGGAAAAGGACATACTGCTAATG AACTTTTCAACGGCCTGCAGATATTGGCGTCAAAGTAGAATGATGACTGCCATCAACAATACCTTTGATCTTCACAGCCCTCGTCTGCTTCAGTTCAACAGTGTACGGAGTCATCTGTCCGAGCATTACAGACGCAATCTTATTGACAGAGATTGGCCTTGTGTGCCACGCACCCACCCATTAGCCTATGCCAATGCCACCCACGAGATGCCCGAGAATTGTGGCTCCTTTA GTCACAATTTAATGGACTGGTCGATAAGTGGTCAAATGGCAGTATCCTTTGGACAGGACGTAATCGTGTTTCATAATGAGCTAGAAACCACAATGGTTTACTCTGTGACTCATCCAGGAGCTCTTAAATATTCGCCAAATGGCAGATATCTTGCTCTTGGCTGTAGAGACTTTAATTATCCGA TTCTTGAGCTCTGGAAATTGCAGCCGGGTCAGGAGTTTCTTGTCATCAATGGGAAATACTTGCAGAAATGGATCAAGTCAGTTCGTTGCATCGAATGGAGCAACGACAGCGAGAAGATTGTCTGTGGCACTGAATGTGGCCTCATTCTAGTCCTCAGTGTGTGCTCATTACGTACACTGCACAGAATTCGAAATCATAAGCATAAAATCCAATGCATTCGCTACTCACCCAATGGCCAGTATTTGGCCACAGCCGATGTGAAGGGTGAAATCTGTATATTCCATAGCAAGCAATATCAACTTTTCATGGGCTTTTGTTTCAAGACTGGGGACATTGCATTCGACTGGCATCCATGGTCGAATGTGGAATTGGCCGTTT CTGAGAAATCGCCGGCAtccatttatatatttcatgtGCCACGCCGTGAGATTGTTGCCTTCTATCGGAGGACGAATAAGAAGGTCCTAATCAACTCGATAAATTATAGCAAGATTACTGGGGAACTGCTCGTCAATGTCTATCGCTATG ATAATAATGGTTGTCCCTGCTGTGAAATTTTGGTACTTTCCTCGTTAAACCGTGTTGTAGACATATTGGGACATCAGGAGGGAAACTTATTCTTTATGATGTGGAGTCCAGATGGCTCCAAACTCGCCGGGGCTGGCCTGGACGAGTCCTTCTCCATCTGGAACTTTTATCCCAAAGATAAGATTGATgccaaagccaacaaaaaaaaatcgtgtGATGTTAAACAGCGTAGTTCTTTAGAGCTTTATACATTATTTAAGTGA